Proteins encoded together in one Thermococcus gammatolerans EJ3 window:
- a CDS encoding type II toxin-antitoxin system RelE family toxin produces MSFENKLLISRKATKELREVPEKERELIKDRISKLAFFPLARLDVQKLRGYENIYRLRVGEYRIIFEYQKRERLIKVLKIGKRENVY; encoded by the coding sequence ATGAGCTTTGAGAATAAGCTCCTTATCAGCAGGAAGGCTACTAAGGAGCTTCGAGAAGTTCCCGAAAAAGAACGGGAACTGATTAAAGATCGCATCTCTAAGCTGGCGTTCTTTCCTCTTGCGAGGCTTGATGTTCAAAAGCTTAGAGGGTATGAAAACATATACCGTCTTAGAGTGGGGGAGTACCGGATTATATTCGAGTACCAGAAACGTGAAAGATTGATAAAAGTTCTGAAAATTGGAAAGCGTGAGAACGTTTACTGA
- a CDS encoding UPF0179 family protein, producing the protein MVITLVGEKLAKPGLEFIYYGPAEPCKSCRLARVCVGNLEPGRRYKIVKVRNIEHSCPLHEGKVRVVEVVEPAIEILVDPRTAIVGSKVTLKFVDCPDPEKADLVKPEGLFEGDTVKILEILDDVECSGRRYKLVRVVREKE; encoded by the coding sequence ATGGTCATCACACTGGTTGGGGAAAAACTGGCAAAACCCGGGCTTGAGTTCATCTATTACGGGCCCGCTGAACCGTGCAAGAGTTGCAGACTGGCAAGAGTTTGCGTTGGGAACCTCGAACCCGGAAGGCGCTACAAGATCGTCAAGGTAAGGAACATAGAGCACTCTTGCCCGTTGCACGAGGGCAAGGTTCGTGTTGTTGAGGTCGTCGAACCTGCAATAGAAATCCTCGTTGATCCAAGGACGGCCATAGTGGGCTCCAAAGTGACGCTGAAGTTCGTTGACTGCCCTGATCCAGAAAAGGCAGACCTGGTGAAACCAGAGGGTCTCTTTGAGGGGGACACCGTGAAGATCCTCGAGATCCTCGACGACGTGGAGTGTTCAGGGCGGAGATACAAGCTCGTCCGCGTCGTCCGGGAGAAGGAGTGA